In one window of Chitinophagales bacterium DNA:
- a CDS encoding N-acetylneuraminate synthase family protein, with translation MYKVNLTKKSEVYNYCKPYIIAELGSNHNGDMELAKKLIFQAKQAGADCVKFQSWSKDSIFSKKTYEDNYFVADDYRNRTDYTLEQIVEEYSISEDELLQMKAYADELEIDCTSTPFSPKEADFLVDKLKTPFIKVASMDLNNYPFLEYLAKKGLPMVISTGLSELYEIDKAVRVIEEAGNRQIIILHCVSIYPPQDKQVHLNNILTLQRQYPEYPIGFSDHTLGISIPLASVALGVCLIEKHFTLDKNMEGWDHKVSANFEEMAAIAHESKRIAEAMGSFRINCIEDEERRLSFRRSIVLKNDIKAGQQIEVDMIDFKRPGTGIEPGSVRTIIGRTAKKDIPADKPFGLTDLI, from the coding sequence ATGTACAAGGTAAATTTAACTAAGAAAAGCGAGGTTTACAACTATTGCAAGCCTTACATTATCGCAGAACTTGGCTCTAATCACAATGGTGATATGGAATTGGCAAAGAAGCTAATATTCCAGGCAAAGCAAGCGGGAGCTGATTGTGTGAAGTTTCAAAGTTGGAGTAAGGATTCTATTTTCTCTAAGAAAACGTATGAAGACAATTATTTTGTTGCTGATGATTATAGAAACAGAACAGATTATACTCTTGAGCAAATAGTAGAAGAATACTCAATAAGTGAGGATGAATTGCTGCAGATGAAAGCTTATGCAGACGAACTTGAAATTGATTGTACATCTACTCCTTTTTCTCCAAAGGAAGCTGATTTTCTTGTAGATAAGCTCAAAACGCCTTTTATTAAGGTTGCATCAATGGATTTAAACAACTACCCTTTTTTAGAGTATTTGGCAAAAAAAGGATTACCAATGGTTATTTCCACGGGGTTAAGTGAACTGTATGAAATTGATAAGGCCGTTCGGGTTATAGAAGAAGCTGGTAACAGACAAATTATCATACTGCATTGCGTTTCAATTTATCCGCCTCAGGATAAACAAGTTCACCTAAATAATATCTTAACCTTGCAAAGGCAATATCCTGAGTATCCCATTGGGTTTTCTGATCATACCCTTGGGATATCAATCCCACTTGCTTCCGTAGCGCTAGGCGTGTGCTTGATTGAAAAGCACTTTACGTTAGATAAAAACATGGAGGGTTGGGACCACAAAGTTTCTGCAAATTTTGAGGAAATGGCTGCTATTGCCCATGAATCCAAAAGAATTGCTGAAGCCATGGGTAGTTTTAGAATCAATTGTATTGAAGATGAGGAAAGAAGATTGTCTTTTAGACGAAGTATTGTGTTAAAGAATGATATTAAAGCTGGCCAACAAATAGAGGTTGATATGATTGATTTTAAGAGGCCTGGTACTGGAATTGAACCGGGAAGTGTAAGAACAATTATTGGCCGTACTGCAAAGAAAGATATTCCAGCAGACAAGCCCTTTGGTTTAACAGATTTGATTTAA
- a CDS encoding acetyltransferase: protein MLEINNKLSLAVVGAGGHCTSLIDVIECIEIFELKGIIAKEIKVGNHINGYPVIGEDKDFQRFQELGFAFAIGIGQIKSHFLRKRIFDQLVNLTALLPNIISPYARVSPRSQMGIGNSIMHNVVINANVSVGDNCIINSKALVEHDAIIGSNTHIATGAIINGDVKVGDNCFIGSGAVIANGISICNNVIIGAGAVVVRDIDIQGVFLGNPAMPNR from the coding sequence GTGTTAGAAATTAACAATAAACTTTCGCTTGCAGTAGTAGGTGCCGGTGGTCATTGCACATCACTTATTGATGTAATAGAGTGTATTGAAATTTTTGAACTAAAAGGTATAATAGCAAAAGAAATTAAAGTAGGCAATCATATTAACGGCTATCCAGTAATTGGAGAGGATAAGGATTTTCAACGTTTTCAGGAGTTGGGATTTGCTTTTGCAATAGGGATAGGCCAAATCAAATCTCATTTTTTAAGGAAAAGGATATTCGATCAGCTTGTAAACTTAACCGCACTCTTACCTAATATTATATCACCCTATGCACGAGTTTCTCCAAGATCTCAGATGGGAATCGGGAATAGTATAATGCATAATGTAGTTATTAATGCCAATGTTTCAGTAGGTGACAATTGCATTATCAACAGTAAAGCATTGGTTGAGCATGACGCAATTATTGGCTCAAATACACATATTGCCACAGGGGCTATCATAAATGGTGATGTGAAAGTGGGCGATAACTGTTTTATTGGCAGTGGCGCTGTGATAGCCAATGGAATTAGTATCTGTAATAATGTCATTATTGGCGCAGGTGCAGTTGTTGTTAGAGATATTGATATACAAGGTGTTTTTCTAGGAAATCCTGCAATGCCAAATAGATGA
- a CDS encoding SLBB domain-containing protein — MTKFKKGLLALIAAVSFLAAGAQLPNNFNIDALSDQQLMQFMQSSGLMGLSEAELVAKAKERGLSEDQIAKLRSRAQSMTSMQGNNNPASNTEKSVDRKAFPTVAPRTQPDKINGLVIFGSELFTKENLSFEPNVNIPSPRNYVIGFGDELKIDIYGYSDKAQTLKVNPEGNIRYPNIGPIRVAGLTIEEAKARITQSISKIYPGLKSGNTSLQLSLGQIRSIRVNLIGEIRQPGTYTLSSLATIANALYASGGPTLIGSYRNIELIRDGKTISRFDLYDYLLKGDLRANKILQDDDVIRVAPYTTRVEINGAVKRPAIYEMSGAERLSQAIQYAGGLADSANKEFVRVLRFGKQDKEVFTVPVQQMEQFVMQTGDKLLVDTIANVYKNRVRINGAVYFPGTYSTDNIPTLKDLLALAKPKEEAYRERAVVYRLKEDFTPEMQYVDLNEVLSGKTNINLRREDSVQVFSLKEIREPYTVEIRGEVNAPARFNYAAGMQVQDLVLMANGYKDGATNKVIEVARRIKDSTAASESPVYATVLTVDLSKPGAAQDINTQLKPFDIVTVRKSPVYKEQVQVQVEGEVLYPGPYVISSSKERLSDLMRRAGGLKQGAYAEGAFLLRKTFENLSNNDTVLLKNKIATLKATFSDTVKAKQADSTLRDDLKIVGIRLQEALDRPGSVYDVVLQEGDILKVPKEVQTVQTFSGVYFPKKIVYRSGLTVKQVIRESGGVLPEGQKRKAYVVYPNGEVKSTRKFLFFTTYPTVKAGAEVYVPVRKERKGLSLAEITAITTGVGALATMLLTIRNLSQ, encoded by the coding sequence ATGACAAAATTCAAAAAGGGACTACTCGCGCTGATCGCTGCCGTTTCATTTCTTGCCGCTGGCGCGCAGCTTCCCAACAATTTCAATATTGACGCCCTCTCAGACCAGCAACTGATGCAGTTCATGCAATCAAGTGGACTCATGGGCTTATCGGAAGCAGAACTCGTAGCCAAGGCCAAGGAAAGAGGCTTATCAGAAGATCAGATCGCCAAGTTAAGGTCCCGCGCACAATCCATGACCAGTATGCAGGGTAATAATAATCCTGCGAGTAACACAGAAAAATCAGTCGACCGTAAAGCCTTCCCCACAGTGGCACCGCGTACCCAGCCCGACAAGATCAATGGTCTCGTCATTTTTGGTTCTGAGTTATTCACCAAAGAAAACCTCAGCTTCGAGCCCAATGTCAATATTCCTAGTCCCCGCAACTATGTCATTGGTTTTGGCGATGAACTGAAAATTGATATCTACGGCTATTCAGACAAGGCCCAGACCCTGAAAGTGAATCCCGAAGGCAATATCCGTTACCCCAATATCGGACCTATTCGTGTGGCCGGACTCACCATTGAAGAAGCCAAAGCCCGCATTACCCAAAGTATTAGTAAAATCTATCCCGGCCTTAAATCCGGCAATACCAGCTTGCAATTGTCTTTGGGACAAATTCGCAGCATCCGAGTAAACCTGATTGGTGAAATTCGACAGCCAGGTACTTATACTTTGTCTTCACTGGCTACCATTGCTAATGCTTTGTATGCTTCTGGCGGACCAACCCTGATTGGTTCTTATCGAAATATTGAATTGATCCGCGATGGCAAAACCATCAGTCGCTTTGATTTATACGATTACCTGCTCAAAGGAGATCTGCGTGCGAATAAGATTTTGCAAGACGATGATGTGATTCGTGTGGCGCCTTATACCACCCGCGTTGAAATCAATGGTGCCGTAAAGCGTCCTGCCATTTATGAAATGTCCGGTGCGGAAAGATTGAGCCAGGCCATACAATATGCAGGCGGGTTGGCAGATAGTGCCAACAAAGAATTTGTGCGTGTATTGCGTTTTGGTAAGCAGGATAAGGAAGTCTTCACGGTGCCTGTGCAGCAGATGGAACAGTTTGTAATGCAAACCGGTGATAAGCTTTTGGTAGATACCATCGCCAATGTGTATAAGAACCGCGTACGCATCAATGGAGCAGTCTATTTCCCAGGTACCTATTCTACAGACAATATTCCTACGCTCAAAGATTTATTGGCTTTGGCTAAACCAAAGGAAGAAGCTTATCGAGAAAGAGCGGTAGTCTATCGTTTGAAAGAAGATTTCACGCCTGAAATGCAATATGTGGACCTCAATGAAGTGCTCAGTGGAAAAACCAATATCAATCTCCGCCGTGAAGATTCGGTGCAGGTATTCTCCTTGAAAGAAATTCGTGAGCCTTATACAGTAGAGATTCGTGGGGAAGTCAACGCCCCTGCGCGTTTCAATTATGCAGCAGGCATGCAAGTGCAGGATCTGGTATTGATGGCCAATGGATACAAAGATGGCGCCACCAATAAAGTAATTGAAGTAGCCAGAAGAATCAAGGATTCTACTGCAGCCAGTGAATCGCCTGTTTACGCAACAGTATTAACTGTTGATTTGAGTAAACCCGGTGCTGCACAAGACATCAATACCCAGCTCAAACCTTTCGATATTGTAACGGTACGTAAATCGCCCGTGTATAAGGAACAAGTGCAGGTACAGGTAGAAGGTGAAGTATTGTATCCAGGCCCCTATGTCATCAGCAGCAGCAAGGAAAGATTGAGTGATTTGATGCGCCGTGCCGGCGGATTAAAACAAGGGGCGTATGCAGAAGGGGCTTTCTTGTTGCGCAAGACTTTTGAAAATCTGAGCAATAATGATACAGTGCTTTTGAAGAACAAGATTGCTACTTTAAAAGCAACATTCAGTGATACCGTTAAAGCCAAGCAAGCCGATTCTACACTGCGTGATGATCTGAAAATTGTGGGCATCCGTTTGCAGGAAGCTTTGGACCGCCCTGGTTCTGTGTACGATGTGGTCTTGCAAGAAGGGGATATCCTTAAAGTACCCAAAGAAGTACAAACAGTACAGACTTTCAGTGGGGTATATTTCCCAAAAAAGATTGTGTACCGCAGCGGCTTAACGGTGAAACAGGTAATTCGTGAATCCGGTGGTGTCTTACCAGAAGGGCAAAAGCGCAAAGCCTATGTTGTTTATCCAAACGGAGAAGTAAAGAGTACCCGTAAGTTCTTATTTTTTACTACTTACCCAACAGTAAAAGCAGGTGCTGAAGTATATGTGCCAGTTCGTAAAGAAAGAAAGGGCCTAAGTTTAGCGGAAATCACAGCTATTACAACTGGTGTTGGTGCACTTGCAACAATGTTATTAACCATTCGCAATTTATCACAATAA
- a CDS encoding glycosyltransferase, translating to MKPKVCIFSVVHPGSIEYLNDFFDSLKCQTASCFDVFLVNDSCAPSVINKIVDSYRSFFNLSIFDFSSTHFANRVVGLEQLAESDYEIILFCDSDDILSCDRLEKSIIAHQKSDIVIGDLIPFTFGIEKSYQQGLWRSRIGAEKIIDASFFENKNIAGFGNTSIKKSILDRVTFQDVNPLAPDWFFFNSLIEKAGKVFFSSVILTYYRQHSNNIAGTAKYTPERLMRIYQTKMLHYELMGSLNKSRVEEMKFIEKILSNNQSIMQYCDRLNSRKTNFFWWEETLIN from the coding sequence ATGAAGCCAAAAGTTTGTATATTTTCAGTTGTTCATCCTGGCTCTATAGAATACTTGAATGATTTTTTTGATTCTTTAAAATGTCAAACGGCATCTTGTTTTGATGTTTTTCTTGTAAATGATAGTTGTGCCCCCTCCGTTATAAATAAAATAGTTGACTCTTATAGATCTTTTTTTAATTTATCAATATTTGATTTTTCAAGTACCCATTTTGCAAATAGAGTAGTTGGATTAGAACAGCTAGCTGAAAGTGACTATGAGATTATTCTATTTTGTGATAGCGATGACATACTTTCATGTGATAGACTTGAGAAGTCTATAATAGCTCACCAGAAAAGTGATATTGTTATTGGTGATTTGATTCCGTTTACTTTTGGAATAGAAAAATCTTACCAACAAGGACTTTGGAGAAGTCGAATAGGAGCTGAGAAAATAATTGATGCATCTTTCTTTGAGAATAAGAATATTGCAGGTTTCGGAAATACAAGTATTAAAAAAAGTATTCTCGATAGAGTTACCTTTCAAGATGTTAACCCATTAGCACCTGATTGGTTTTTCTTTAATTCTTTGATTGAGAAAGCTGGAAAGGTATTCTTTTCCTCAGTAATATTAACCTATTACAGGCAACACAGTAACAATATTGCCGGAACAGCTAAATATACTCCTGAAAGATTAATGAGAATCTATCAAACTAAAATGCTGCACTATGAGTTGATGGGCTCTCTAAATAAATCAAGAGTTGAAGAGATGAAGTTCATAGAGAAAATTTTAAGCAATAATCAAAGCATTATGCAATATTGTGATCGACTAAACTCCAGAAAAACGAATTTTTTTTGGTGGGAGGAAACCCTAATAAATTAA
- a CDS encoding acyltransferase, producing the protein MLIGKNESDHIDWWRGFLSFIVFFVHLFQIVWFPIIGERGPLQDFFATIANTSVAFFFSLSGMLIAQSVLLSYANSVFDWKRYILNRVIRIYPTFIIMLVLSVILVLIFPILNNGSIYIYKLSNDKYIARDFFWANWKDFLKAFFMIHPGISKLNGALWSLFIEWWLYISVIFVVLCFSSNRLIKRLLFFLISLLVLFLAFYEYGTRAMIYIIIWYFGFVYSLYLWDKKILFNSLIILSSAILVLQFLLNGVDTFNINKSTFKFFGIQQILISILFLKVTYKHSGVFFFKSVAKYSYTLYIIHFPLLLFFYSISKKYFENNISTLAFLSFVLLVLIPVLSKIIARFSENKDYFKSIFYKTYT; encoded by the coding sequence ATGCTTATAGGTAAAAATGAAAGTGATCACATAGATTGGTGGCGTGGTTTTCTTTCGTTTATTGTTTTCTTTGTTCACTTATTTCAAATAGTTTGGTTCCCAATTATTGGAGAGAGAGGTCCTTTGCAGGATTTTTTTGCAACAATTGCTAATACATCTGTTGCTTTTTTCTTTTCGCTCTCAGGTATGCTTATCGCTCAGAGTGTATTGCTTTCTTATGCTAATTCTGTTTTTGATTGGAAACGGTATATATTAAATCGAGTCATACGGATATATCCTACATTTATTATTATGTTAGTTTTGAGTGTAATACTGGTTTTAATATTTCCAATTTTAAATAATGGTAGTATTTATATTTATAAATTAAGTAATGATAAGTATATAGCTCGAGATTTTTTTTGGGCTAATTGGAAAGACTTTCTAAAGGCATTTTTTATGATTCATCCTGGTATTTCCAAGTTGAATGGTGCTTTGTGGAGTTTATTTATTGAGTGGTGGTTATATATAAGTGTAATATTTGTTGTTTTATGTTTTAGTTCTAATAGATTAATTAAGCGATTGTTGTTTTTTTTAATTAGTCTTTTAGTTTTGTTTCTCGCTTTTTATGAGTACGGTACTAGGGCAATGATCTACATCATAATTTGGTACTTTGGATTTGTCTACTCTTTATATTTATGGGATAAAAAGATACTTTTTAATTCGTTAATCATACTTTCCTCAGCTATTTTGGTTTTGCAGTTTTTATTAAATGGAGTTGATACTTTTAATATTAATAAATCTACTTTTAAGTTTTTTGGTATTCAGCAGATATTAATTTCAATACTTTTTCTAAAGGTTACGTACAAACATTCCGGAGTGTTTTTTTTTAAGAGTGTCGCAAAGTATTCTTACACTCTGTATATAATTCATTTTCCTTTACTTCTGTTCTTTTATTCTATTTCAAAAAAATATTTTGAGAATAACATATCTACGCTTGCTTTTCTGAGTTTTGTTTTGCTTGTTTTAATCCCAGTCCTTTCTAAAATAATTGCAAGGTTTAGTGAGAATAAAGATTATTTTAAAAGTATATTTTATAAAACGTATACTTGA
- a CDS encoding LegC family aminotransferase — protein sequence MMANIELYAEIVQFVKELYPEKKFVGLHEPQFKGNEKKYLIDAIDSTFVSSVGKYVDRFEQSIKDYTGAKYAVATVNGTSALHIALMLAGVNEGDLVITQPLSFVATCNAISYTKASPLFIDVETKSLGLSAEKLKYFFSNDTIIVDGVCIHKATGKRVAACVPMHTFGFPSDIDNIVDLCSQNLIPVIEDAAESIGSLYKGKHTGTFGLIGTFSFNGNKTITSGGGGLITTNDEHIALKAKHLTTQAKKQHKWAFDHDEIGYNYRMPNINAALACAQLEQLDEYINNKRETAEKYKSFFKQFNTVDFIEEQSFCRSNYWLNAVRFKDNIMQQEFLAYSNDNGVMTRPSWNLLNTLAMFSNCIKGDLSQAESIFNTLVNLPSSVRN from the coding sequence ATGATGGCCAATATCGAATTATACGCTGAAATTGTGCAATTTGTTAAAGAGCTCTACCCAGAGAAAAAGTTTGTTGGCTTACATGAACCACAGTTTAAAGGAAATGAGAAGAAATATTTAATTGATGCAATTGACTCAACATTTGTATCATCTGTTGGTAAATATGTAGATAGATTTGAACAAAGCATTAAAGACTATACTGGGGCGAAATATGCAGTTGCAACAGTAAATGGAACTTCAGCACTTCATATAGCACTTATGCTCGCTGGAGTAAATGAAGGTGATTTGGTAATTACCCAACCGCTCTCATTTGTGGCTACATGCAATGCTATTTCTTATACAAAAGCCTCACCCCTTTTTATTGATGTAGAAACTAAATCTCTTGGATTAAGTGCTGAAAAACTAAAATATTTCTTTAGTAATGATACCATAATAGTAGATGGTGTGTGTATTCATAAAGCAACAGGTAAACGTGTTGCTGCATGCGTTCCTATGCATACTTTCGGCTTCCCCTCTGATATAGATAACATTGTCGACTTATGCAGCCAAAATCTTATTCCCGTGATTGAGGATGCAGCAGAATCAATCGGGTCCTTATATAAAGGTAAACACACAGGTACTTTTGGGTTAATTGGAACATTTAGTTTCAATGGTAACAAAACAATTACTTCTGGTGGTGGTGGACTAATTACAACAAATGATGAACATATTGCTTTAAAGGCTAAGCATTTAACTACACAAGCCAAAAAGCAACATAAATGGGCATTTGATCATGATGAAATAGGGTACAATTATCGGATGCCTAATATAAATGCTGCACTAGCTTGTGCACAGTTAGAACAACTTGATGAATACATTAACAATAAACGAGAGACTGCTGAGAAGTATAAATCTTTTTTCAAGCAATTTAATACTGTGGACTTTATTGAGGAGCAATCTTTCTGTAGATCAAATTATTGGTTGAATGCGGTGCGCTTTAAAGATAATATTATGCAGCAGGAATTTCTGGCTTACTCGAATGATAATGGTGTTATGACAAGACCTTCTTGGAATTTACTGAATACTTTAGCGATGTTTTCAAACTGTATTAAAGGAGATTTATCTCAGGCGGAATCAATCTTTAATACCTTAGTTAATTTACCAAGTAGTGTTAGAAATTAA
- a CDS encoding nucleotide sugar dehydrogenase — translation MLHCRVGVIGLGYVGLPLALAFGEHYRVVGYDIDVNRVSELQQGKDHTGQIRAEELLASSVVFVSDANKLKDCTVYIITVPTPVHPDKTPDLSALEAATKQIAQLLKKGDLVIYESTVYPGCTEDFCVPILSRVSGLIYNQDFYCGYSPERISPGDPLRQLKQVVKLTSGSTSEIAGVVDNLYKQIITAGTYKAASIKVAEAAKAIENAQRDLNISFMNELALIFDKMEIDTQDVLDAAATKWNFLPFKPGLVGGHCIAVDPYYLVHKANELGYAPRVISSGRAVNDEMAEFMAAKLVKALLKRNVAIKETKALILGITFKENCPDIRNTQVPFLKAALDSYDMQVAVHDPIADEEEVMKHTGIHLIDNPSLDHYQVIILAVPHQALLQLDLASWKQQPNAFLFDIKSVLDRSLVDLRL, via the coding sequence ATGTTACATTGTCGTGTTGGAGTTATTGGTTTAGGATATGTGGGACTCCCATTGGCCCTTGCATTTGGAGAGCATTATCGAGTTGTAGGGTATGATATTGATGTAAATCGGGTGAGTGAACTTCAGCAAGGAAAAGATCATACAGGACAAATAAGAGCCGAAGAGTTACTAGCAAGCTCAGTTGTTTTCGTGAGTGATGCAAACAAACTGAAAGATTGTACTGTCTATATAATCACCGTACCAACGCCTGTACATCCAGATAAAACCCCCGATTTGTCTGCATTAGAAGCTGCAACAAAACAAATAGCACAGCTTTTAAAGAAAGGTGATTTGGTGATTTATGAATCCACTGTTTATCCAGGCTGTACTGAAGATTTTTGTGTGCCCATACTTAGTCGGGTTTCAGGATTGATATACAACCAAGATTTCTATTGTGGTTATTCACCAGAGCGAATTAGTCCCGGTGATCCTTTACGACAACTAAAGCAGGTTGTTAAGCTAACATCAGGTTCTACTTCTGAAATCGCAGGAGTAGTTGATAATTTGTACAAACAAATCATTACTGCAGGTACTTATAAAGCAGCTTCAATTAAAGTAGCAGAAGCCGCCAAAGCCATTGAAAATGCACAGCGCGATCTGAATATTTCTTTTATGAATGAGCTGGCGCTCATTTTCGATAAAATGGAGATTGATACCCAAGATGTATTGGATGCCGCAGCTACAAAGTGGAATTTCTTGCCCTTCAAGCCCGGCTTGGTTGGCGGACATTGTATCGCAGTTGATCCTTATTATCTCGTACACAAAGCAAATGAGCTGGGGTATGCTCCTCGTGTGATTTCCAGCGGCCGAGCAGTGAATGATGAAATGGCTGAGTTCATGGCAGCTAAATTGGTGAAAGCATTGCTGAAACGAAATGTAGCTATTAAAGAAACTAAGGCTTTGATACTAGGTATTACTTTCAAAGAAAACTGCCCTGACATACGTAACACACAAGTACCTTTTTTGAAAGCAGCGTTGGACTCATACGATATGCAGGTAGCTGTGCATGATCCTATTGCTGATGAGGAAGAAGTAATGAAACATACTGGTATTCACCTAATAGACAATCCAAGTCTAGATCATTATCAAGTCATTATTTTGGCTGTGCCACATCAAGCTTTGCTGCAGTTAGATCTCGCTTCGTGGAAACAACAGCCTAATGCATTTCTCTTTGATATTAAATCAGTTCTAGACAGATCTTTGGTGGATTTGAGGTTGTGA
- a CDS encoding SDR family NAD(P)-dependent oxidoreductase, giving the protein MEIKGKKVLVTGADGFIGSHLVEALLDEGASVRAFVIYNSFNSWGWLDTLSKDILSRIEIFSGDIRDPNGVQEAMKGCEIVFHLAALIAIPFSYHSPDSYIDTNVKGTLNIMQAARNRSVSRVLVTSTSEVYGTAQFVPITEEHPKQPQSPYSASKIGADAIADSFYRSFGTPLTIVRPFNTYGPRQSARAVIPTIITQLLSGELTIKLGDLTPTRDLLFVKDTVKGFIAIAKCDSLIGHECNIATQSEISVGDLALELIKQIQPNARITQDDIRLRPEKSEVFRLFGSNAKIIANTDWRPTYTLEQGLRETIDWFKDSSNLAKYKSNIYNI; this is encoded by the coding sequence ATGGAGATAAAAGGAAAAAAAGTATTGGTTACTGGAGCAGATGGCTTCATAGGAAGTCATTTAGTAGAAGCATTACTTGATGAAGGTGCTAGTGTACGCGCATTTGTAATTTATAATTCATTTAATAGTTGGGGGTGGTTAGATACTCTTTCTAAAGATATTTTATCGAGGATAGAAATTTTTTCTGGAGATATTAGAGATCCAAATGGAGTTCAAGAGGCTATGAAGGGGTGTGAGATTGTATTTCATTTGGCTGCCTTAATTGCAATTCCATTTAGCTATCATTCTCCTGATTCGTACATAGATACTAATGTAAAAGGTACTCTGAATATAATGCAAGCAGCACGTAATCGATCTGTCAGTAGAGTTTTAGTTACGTCTACTTCAGAGGTTTATGGCACTGCACAGTTTGTCCCAATAACAGAGGAGCATCCTAAACAACCTCAATCTCCTTATTCTGCTTCTAAAATTGGAGCTGATGCTATTGCAGATTCATTTTATAGAAGTTTCGGAACCCCACTTACCATTGTTAGGCCTTTCAATACATATGGTCCAAGGCAATCAGCTAGGGCTGTAATTCCTACTATTATAACTCAGTTGCTCTCTGGAGAACTTACGATTAAACTTGGTGACTTAACGCCAACAAGGGATCTATTATTTGTTAAAGATACTGTGAAAGGCTTTATAGCGATAGCTAAATGTGACAGTTTAATTGGTCATGAGTGTAATATTGCAACGCAGTCAGAAATATCTGTTGGAGATTTAGCACTTGAGTTGATTAAGCAAATTCAGCCTAATGCCAGGATTACACAGGATGATATTCGACTTCGGCCTGAGAAATCTGAAGTATTCCGTCTCTTTGGATCAAATGCAAAAATCATTGCAAATACTGATTGGCGGCCCACATATACTCTTGAACAAGGCTTACGAGAAACCATTGATTGGTTTAAGGATTCTAGTAATCTAGCAAAATATAAAAGCAATATTTATAATATCTGA